A single window of Thalassomonas viridans DNA harbors:
- the rplK gene encoding 50S ribosomal protein L11: MAKKVQALIKLQVAAGAANPSPPVGPALGQHGVNIMEFCKAFNAKTDSIEKGAPVPVVITVYNDRSFTFETKTPPASFLLKKAAGIKSGSGRPNTEKVGTVTTAQLEEIVKTKEPDLTAGSLEAAVRTIAGSARSMGLVVED, encoded by the coding sequence ATGGCTAAAAAAGTCCAAGCTTTAATCAAGCTACAAGTAGCTGCTGGTGCAGCTAACCCGTCACCCCCGGTTGGTCCTGCTCTGGGTCAGCACGGTGTGAACATCATGGAATTCTGTAAAGCGTTCAACGCCAAAACAGATTCCATCGAAAAAGGCGCGCCGGTTCCAGTAGTAATTACTGTTTACAACGATCGCTCTTTCACTTTTGAAACGAAAACACCACCAGCTTCTTTCTTACTGAAAAAAGCGGCAGGTATCAAAAGCGGTTCAGGACGTCCTAACACTGAAAAAGTTGGTACTGTTACTACAGCTCAACTTGAAGAAATCGTTAAGACAAAAGAACCTGATCTTACTGCCGGTTCTTTAGAAGCAGCAGTGCGTACCATTGCGGGTTCTGCTCGTTCAATGGGTTTAGTGGTAGAGGACTAA